The DNA segment GACCCAGGTGGACGGCCACGACTGCGATGCCTTGGAATCCGCTTTCAAGGAAAGGACGGACGGTCCCCACGTGGTTCTGGCGCGCACGGTCAAGGGTAAAGGCGTCTCCTTTATGGAAGACCGGCTGGAGTGGCACTACAAGGTCCCCAACGATAAGGAGATGGAGATCGCACTTAAGGAGCTGGGGGGGGACCAGGAATGAGGAAGGCCTTCATCTCCAGCCTCACCGAGAGGGCGGCCACGGACGACCGCATCTTCCTGATCACCCCGGACATGGGGTACTCAGTCCTGGACGAGTTCGCGGCGAGATATCCGCGCCGTTACCTCAACTGCGGGGTGGCCGAGCAAAACTCCATCAGCTTGGCCGGAGGGCTTGCCCTAACCGGTATAATGCCCTACGTCTACAGCATAATCCCCTTCGTCACCATGCGGTGCTTCGAGCAGGTGCGGGTCAACGCGGCCTGGATGAACCTGCCCATCAGGATCGTGGGAGTTGGGGCCGGCTTCACCTACGGGGCGCAGGGGGCATCCCACTTCGCCCTGGAGGACATGGCCATCATGAGAGCTTTGCCCAATATGACGGTTTGCGCTCCCGGAGACCCCATCGAGGCCCAAGGGATAATCGAGGGCAGCTACGACTGGCCCGGTCCCATGTATATCCGCCTGGGGAAGTCCGGGGAGCCGAACGTCCACTCCCCCGACACCAATGTGCGCATTGGAAAGGCCATCACGGTGCTGGACGGGAGCGATCTGGTGATAATCTCCACCAGCAACACCCTCAAGCTGGCCTACGACATGGTGACGGGTCTGAGGGGGCAGGGCGTCGACGCGGGGCTGGTCTCCATGCACACCATCAAGCCCCTCGACGCGGACCTGATCGGATCACTGGTCAAGAAGCGGACGTCCATCGTCACCTTAGAGGAGCACAACATCATCGGCGGGCTGGGGAGCGCGGTGGCCGAGGTCCTGGCTGAGAAAGGTTCGCCGGTCCGGTTCAAGCGGATGGGCGTGCCCGATGAATATCCATCCGTGGTGGGCGACCAGAAATATCTGCGGAAGAAGCTGGGCATGGACCGGATCGATGAGGGAACATTGAAGTGGCTACTTAATAAATGAGCCATGAGATCCAATCAAGTTATTATTATCAGGCATTAGAACCAACTCCATTCATCGGATTGAATGCCCCCCAGTCATAAATTGGCTCTATCCGTACCCATTTTCCCATAGTCTAATATTCACCTGGGGATTATTTTCTGTCGCATATAATCGAGCTGTTCGAATATTAAATAAAATATAACGAATCGAGCCGTCAGATATTTGTTCTCCAATCTTGAATTCTCATTGAAAAATGCTCTGGGGTCTCGTTTTTTAATGAATGCGATCATCATGCGTCCGATAAAACGCTGGGATTGTCTCCGCTGGATTTTTTTCAACGTAGTTCGATAATCTTCATTCGATACCATCTTCGATAAAATGTAGTCATCCTTCTTCTGATAGCAATCCTCCGGGAAAGAGACTGAATCCTGATTCTGATGGATCCGATATTCGAAAATAAGCTCGTTAAGTAAGGTTATCTTTCCCTGGTCCGCCAAGTCAATTAGGAATATACCGTCCCATATTTTTCCATATTCCTCTTTCCTGGCCACCTTCTGAGGAAAACCATTCCGGTAGACCACGTTCGGGAATGGAATAAAACTGTTCGAATATTGCACGGCCGCTTCCTTGCTGTTGTGGAAGGTGGTCGATTTCAAGGATTCGTTCGGAACGTATTTTAAGCTCATTCGTGCGCCTTGGTCGTCAATCCGGTACCCGTTGGTGGTAATGGCGATCAGTCCGTCATCGGCCTCCAAGGCCCCGACGGTAGTCTTTAGGAACTCAGGAAGAAGCCGATCATCGTCGTGGAGTATGGTGAAGTATTTTCTCTCGCTCATGCTAAAGGCCCTTTGAAAGTTCCAGAAAGACTGATGATTACGATCGGCCCCCATCCATCTCACCCTCCCGCCGATAAGGTCCTCCACCGCCTTCCTGGTATCATTGTCACTCCCATTGTCCAGAATGACGATCTCCTCGGGCAGGGCAGTCTGGGACAACACGCTCGAAAGCATCTCCCTAAGATACTGCGGGCGATTGTACGAGAGAATGAACACGGTGATGTCCAGTACTGGCTTCTGTTCGTTCGGTTCCATTGCGATGGGGAAACATTATCTGGGATATATCATTACTATGGCCCGAAACGATTTTTCCTTTGAACAAGGAACCGATTGAAACGAGATAGGACTCAATGAATCTGCTTTTCCCGAAATCAGCAGTTCTTCGGAACGCCCCATCATTCATAGAATATTGAATAATCCTCGCCTACCTCGACCACTACCATACTGTTGAACATGGTGGTGTAGATCGGTATCCCGCTCAACCGGGCGACCACCCCCGGCTGCGGCACCTCCGGGATCCCGTAGCCCTGGCCGCAGGATATTATGGCCACCTCGGGGGTGGAAGCGTTCAGGAACTCCTCGGACGTACCGGAATCGACCCCGTGGTGCGCCACTTGGAGAATGTCGATGTCCAGGTCCAGACCAAGGTCCATCATGGCCGACTCCGCCGCCGTTTCGATGTCGGCGGTGAAGAGGAAGCTGGTCCCCTTGTAGTCCATCCTCAGCACGATGCAGCTGTCGTTGATGAGGGTGGCATTGGCGTCGATCCACATGACCTGGAACGTGACGTCGTCGGAAAGGTCCAGGTAGTCGCCCGGATCGATGGTCGTGTCGTTGTACACCGGGCAGCCCTCCGCGGCCGTGGCGTTCATCACCGCCGACCAGCCTTCCGGGTCCAGGTCGTCAGCGTTCCCCGGCATGTAGATCGCCAGGACATCGTACTGCTGCAGAACGTCTACGGCGAACGACACGTGGTCGGGGTGCGGGTGGGTGATGATGAAGGCGTCGATCCGGGGCACCTCCAGCTGCTGCAGGAAGTCGACAGTGGAGGTGAAGTTATCGAAGCTGCCGGCGTCGATCAGGATGTTCTTGTCGTCCGGCGTGGTGATCAGGATGGAGAGGCCGTGGCCGATGTTGAGGAAGCGCACAGTGAGCTCGGCGTCCTCTTCCCGCTCATCGTTCTGACCCAGCCAATAGCCGAACGTGGTCGAGGCGATAAGGAGCGCTGCGATTACAATGACGAAGAATATTCGGGACCTACGGGAGCTCAGCATCAACGTTCATAAACACCAGCGCCTTAATAATCAATTTGGATGGGCTGAGGGTATTGTTAAAAACGCAATATAATTCGTAACGCCCCGGAACGTTGACATTCCGCGCAGAGCGCGAATAAGCTTGCCAACGTCCCGATGACGTCACTGCGGGCTCTCCCGATCCCGGTAGACCAGGTAAGAGATGCTGTTATTAAACCTGACGGTGAGCGAACCTTTCCGTACCAATCACGAGCTCGGCAGGTACTCCCCGCTCTCTATCCTTTCCAGCCATCCCTCGTTCTTCACGTACCATTCGATGGTGTCCTTGATGCCCTTCTCGAACTTGACGGCCGGCCTCCATCCCAGTTCCTTCTTGATCTTCCCATTGTCTATAGCGTAACGTAAATCGTGGCCCTTGCGGTCCTGAACGAAGGTGATCAGGTCCTCGCCCTTCCCCAGCTGCTTCAGGATGATTTTCACGATGTCGAGGTTGCGCTTCTCGCAGTTGCCGCCGACGTTATAGACCTCGCCCTCCTTGCCCTTGCTCAATATGACGTCGATGGCGCTACAGTGGTCGGAGACATGCAACCAGTCCCGCACGTTCTCCCCTTTTCCGTAGACGGGGAGCTTCTGGTCCTTCAACGCCAGCACGATCATCCGGGGGATGAGCTTTTCCGGGAACTGATAGGGTCCGTAGTTGTTGGAGCAGCGGGAGATAGTGATGGGCATTCCATACGTCCGGTGGTACGCCTGGCACAGCAGGTCGGCCGAGGCCTTGCTGGCGGAATAGGGGCTGGACGGTCGAATGGGGCTGTCCTCGCTGAACTTCATTTCCTTTTTATCCAGGGGCAGGTCCCCGTACACCTCGTCGGTGGAGACCTGGTGGAACCTTTTTACGCCGTACTTGCGGCAGGCGTCCAACAGGTTCTGCGTCCCCAGTACGTTGGTCCTGAGGAACGCGGTGGGGTCATCGATGGAGCGGTCCACGTGCGATTCCGCGGCGAAATGAATCACTTGGTCGAACCGCTCCCTGCGGAACAGGTCGAAGACCGCGTCCCTATCATTGATATCCCCGATGACGAAGGTGAAGTTGTCCTTGATCGAGATGTCCCGCAGGTTGTCCAGATTACCGGCGTAGGTCAGCAGGTCCAGGCAGAAGACCTCGTCCTTGGTGTTCTCCACCCGGTTGCGCACATAGTTGGCGCCGATGAAACCGGCCCCACCGGTGACCAGGCATCTCATTGCTTACCACTCCAGGTAAAATCGTGCTTGCAGTCCTTCAGGAAAGGAGCGTTGGCGTCCTTGTCGGACAGCAACGGATCGCTGACGCCCCATTCCACGCCGATGTCCTTGTCGTCGTAACGGACGCCCCGGTCGTGCTCGGCGCTGTAGAAGTTGTCCACCTTGTATTGAACTTCGCAATCGTCCTGCAGGGTGAGGAAGCCGTGGGCAAAGCCCCGCGGGATGTACAATTGCTTCTTGTTCTCCGCGCTCAGAACGATGCCGAACCACTTGGCGTAGTTCTTGGAGCCGTATCGGATGTCCACGGCCACGTCCAGGACGCTTCCGGAAGTGCAGCGAACCAGCTTGGTTTGGGCGAACGGCGGCCGCTGATAGTGCAGCCCGCGTATGACGCCCTTCTTGACCGAGTAGGAATGGTTGTCCTGCACGAAGACGTCGCCGATGCCATAGGGCACCGCGTTCCTAACGGAGTAACTTTCGTAGAAGTAGCCTCGACCGTCTTTGAAGACCTTCGGTTCGACGACGATTATCTCCGGGAGAACGGTCGGCCGGCTCATCTGGTCAGCCCTTGCTTCTTGACCGGGTCCTTCAATACCGTGGCCAAATACTTACCGTAATCGTTCTTGCTGTTCTTTTCTGCGAAGGCCTCCACCTGCTCCCGGCTGATCCAGCCGTTGTTGTAGGCTATTTCTTCCAAACAGGCGATCTTCAGGTCCTGGAACTGCTCCACGGAACGAATGAAGATGGTGGCTTCGGCCAACGATTGCGGCGTTCCAGCGTCCATCCAGACGAATCCTCGTCCTAACGTTATGGCATCCAGGGCTCCCTCCTCCAGGTACATGTTGTTCAGGTCGGTGATCTCCAGCTCGTTGCGCGAGGACGGCTTGACCTTTTTAGCGAACTCTATCACCCGTTTGTCGTAGAAGTAGAGCCCGGTGGCGGCAAAGTTCGATCGTGGATTCTTGGGCTTCTCCTCGATCGACAGGACCTTTCCCTCGGGGGAGAGTTCCATCACGCCGAAGCGCTCGGGGTCCTTGACGTAGTAGCCGAATATCGTCGCCCGGCCCTTCTCGGCGTTCCTTACGGCCGTCCGCAGCCGTTCGATCAGCCCGGCCCCGTGGAACAGGTTGTCGCCCAGGATCATGGCGACGGTGTCCTTTCCAATGAACTCCTCGCCGATGATGAACGCCTGCGCCAGGCCGTCGGGCGAGAACTGCTCCGCGTAGCTGAGCCTGATGCCAAGCTGACCACCGTTCCCGAACAGCGTCTTGAAGTTGGGCAGGTCCTCGGGAGTGGAGATTATCAGGATGTCCTGGATGCCGGCCATCATCAGGATCGACAACGGGTAGTAGACCATCGGTTTGTCGTATATCGGCAGCAGATGCTTGTTGATGGCTGAGGTCATGGGGTACAGCCTCGTACCGCTGCCGCCGGCCAACACGATCCCTTTCATGGTTGGGTATCCCCTCCCGAATAAATATTATGTTCTGGGGTTGGCTCGTTCGTAATGCCCCCGGAACATTGGCTTCCCTGCGTTAAACGCAGAATGCTTGCCAACGTCCCGATAGACATTACAAGGAGTTCTCCTTATTCAGGCAGGCTTCGAATGAAATGATATTATTTAATTAAAAAAATCATTTATTACCAACTAGCATTCTCATTAAAAATAATTATCGATAATGAACACAATTCCTATATATCGTTGGGAATCAATTAACATCTTTAAATTATCATTCAATTATATGGAGTAATTATATTGATATGTATATTAAATATAGATAATTTGTGAAAATTTATCCGGTGGTTTATTGAATGGAGAAAAAGAACGAGTCAAAAATTGTCTATTCAATCGGTTTTTTCTTACTAACATTTTGGATTTTATTTATGCTTTTAAATTGGGAGGCATTTAAAAATTTAAGGCACACTGATCCATTATGGATTATAAATATATCTTATCCATTTTTATATATATTAATAATTTTTATAGCTGCTACTATCGGGATATGTTTTTGGTTTGATATTGGGGGAAAAGTGCCAAATATTTTTTTATTAACAATTTTTTGTCTGGTACTAACAGGAACTCCTTATTTTGTAGGTAGTTTGGTCAGATTTCCCGATACTTTAGGTGTCACGGTCTCGATCAATATATTACCTAATATATTAAATTCCTTTTCAATATCTTACACTAATAGTTATCCTACAGTATATGTTCTTGTAAATATTATTTATAATATAACCCATTTAGATTTATTAATATATTCAAATATTATATTATCTCCTGAAATAATTATTTTATTTATTATTTTATGGTATATATTTCTCAACCGAAAAATACATACAAAATCAGCAATTTATTCAGCTGCATTAGCAGTACCACTTCTGATTATTGAAATCTCAATTACGCCTTTTTCAATAAGCCTGATTTTAATTCTCACAGCACTTTTTCTATTTTTAATTCCTTCTATTTCTGCAAAAATTGCATTGCTGATTGTTTTAGTAGCTCTTACGATTACTCACCCTTTTGGAATAATATTATTGTCGGTAATCATGATATGTAGTATTTTATTAAATTATTCATTTAACACGATATTAGAAAATAAATCACAACGTGTAATTTCGATATCTATGGTTTTAATTACTATTATTTTCTGGTTCAGTTGGACTATTTTCCAATCAACAATGGGTCCTGGAATAATTAGTAGTCTTGCGAACGTTTTTTCAATAGAATCAATTTATACTCAACAATTTACATCTTACACTATTGGGAGTGGTGGATTAATTTATCCGTGGGTTCAACAATTAAATATGTTAAGATATATTATATATGCATTATTAATTATAATTGCTATCTGTTTAGAATTATATATTTCATTAATTAAAAACAAAATAAATATAATAAAAAATATTATTTATGGATTTGGGTATGAAAGATTATTTTTATTAACCATGGCCCTGGCGTTTCTAATAATTACACTTATCTTTATGTTATTAGTAAATGGAGGTGAACAGCTAACCAGTCGAAGTATAAATCTAATGGCGTTGGCAGCGTCCGCATATTTGGGAGGTTCCATTTATTTATTCCGTTCATGGATAATTAATAAACAAAAAATATTAAGGATTATTTTTCCAATAATTATCACATTTTTATTAGTTTTCACCAGTATTATTGTTCCATTGCATTCTTATTCAAGAGAATCATATATATCTTTCTCAGAATCGTTTTGTGCAGGTAAGAATTATTATGGTAGGGTGATCCAATCCTCGTCACATGACTCTGTAATAGTATTTACAGAGTCGAATTATTATTATAATTATATGAGGGGCCAAAGCAACTTAGAAAATTATGAGGTGAATATGGAGACGACAATTGTATCAAATAATTATGATTCTGTATATTCAAATATATATTATATTATTAGTATAAAATGAAAATATTATTTAAATTAGTATTATAATATAAATATGGGTCTGTCCGGATTTGAACCGGAGGCTATAGGTCCCGAACCTACAAGTTTACCAAGCTAACCCACAGACCCGTGTAAGGCCGGTTAAACCATCCCGATATTAAATATCTTATGGGCGACGGCGACGATCGTCATCAGCACCTCCATAAAAACTGTCGTACACGGCATACGACAGTTATAAATAATGTGAAAAATCTCATCTGGACATGCGCGAGCAGCTCATGGAGAAGATCGCCGGGGAGATCGTCCTCTCCGCCGATCCCGGCAAGACGCTCAGGAAGTGGCGCGAAGAGTTCGGCATATCCCAACAGGACCTGGCCCGCCACCTCACCATATCCCCCTCGGTCATCAGCGATTACGAGTCCGGACGACGAAAATCACCGGGCATCGTCATCATCCGCAAGATCGTCACCGGCTTCCTCAACCTGGACCAGGAGAACGGCTCCAAGATCCTCAAGAAGTACGACATCGGACAGAAATCAGACTGCATCATCGCCATCCACGAGTTCCACAGCAGCATGAAAGCGGAAGAATTCCTCAAGGTCATCGAGGGTGACATACTCAACAAGGGCATCTCCCTGGACAAGGACATCCACGGCTACACC comes from the Methanomassiliicoccales archaeon genome and includes:
- a CDS encoding glycosyltransferase family 2 protein, whose product is MEPNEQKPVLDITVFILSYNRPQYLREMLSSVLSQTALPEEIVILDNGSDNDTRKAVEDLIGGRVRWMGADRNHQSFWNFQRAFSMSERKYFTILHDDDRLLPEFLKTTVGALEADDGLIAITTNGYRIDDQGARMSLKYVPNESLKSTTFHNSKEAAVQYSNSFIPFPNVVYRNGFPQKVARKEEYGKIWDGIFLIDLADQGKITLLNELIFEYRIHQNQDSVSFPEDCYQKKDDYILSKMVSNEDYRTTLKKIQRRQSQRFIGRMMIAFIKKRDPRAFFNENSRLENKYLTARFVIFYLIFEQLDYMRQKIIPR
- a CDS encoding MBL fold metallo-hydrolase — translated: MLSSRRSRIFFVIVIAALLIASTTFGYWLGQNDEREEDAELTVRFLNIGHGLSILITTPDDKNILIDAGSFDNFTSTVDFLQQLEVPRIDAFIITHPHPDHVSFAVDVLQQYDVLAIYMPGNADDLDPEGWSAVMNATAAEGCPVYNDTTIDPGDYLDLSDDVTFQVMWIDANATLINDSCIVLRMDYKGTSFLFTADIETAAESAMMDLGLDLDIDILQVAHHGVDSGTSEEFLNASTPEVAIISCGQGYGIPEVPQPGVVARLSGIPIYTTMFNSMVVVEVGEDYSIFYE
- the rfbB gene encoding dTDP-glucose 4,6-dehydratase, encoding MRCLVTGGAGFIGANYVRNRVENTKDEVFCLDLLTYAGNLDNLRDISIKDNFTFVIGDINDRDAVFDLFRRERFDQVIHFAAESHVDRSIDDPTAFLRTNVLGTQNLLDACRKYGVKRFHQVSTDEVYGDLPLDKKEMKFSEDSPIRPSSPYSASKASADLLCQAYHRTYGMPITISRCSNNYGPYQFPEKLIPRMIVLALKDQKLPVYGKGENVRDWLHVSDHCSAIDVILSKGKEGEVYNVGGNCEKRNLDIVKIILKQLGKGEDLITFVQDRKGHDLRYAIDNGKIKKELGWRPAVKFEKGIKDTIEWYVKNEGWLERIESGEYLPSS
- the rfbC gene encoding dTDP-4-dehydrorhamnose 3,5-epimerase; amino-acid sequence: MSRPTVLPEIIVVEPKVFKDGRGYFYESYSVRNAVPYGIGDVFVQDNHSYSVKKGVIRGLHYQRPPFAQTKLVRCTSGSVLDVAVDIRYGSKNYAKWFGIVLSAENKKQLYIPRGFAHGFLTLQDDCEVQYKVDNFYSAEHDRGVRYDDKDIGVEWGVSDPLLSDKDANAPFLKDCKHDFTWSGKQ
- the rfbA gene encoding glucose-1-phosphate thymidylyltransferase RfbA; this encodes MKGIVLAGGSGTRLYPMTSAINKHLLPIYDKPMVYYPLSILMMAGIQDILIISTPEDLPNFKTLFGNGGQLGIRLSYAEQFSPDGLAQAFIIGEEFIGKDTVAMILGDNLFHGAGLIERLRTAVRNAEKGRATIFGYYVKDPERFGVMELSPEGKVLSIEEKPKNPRSNFAATGLYFYDKRVIEFAKKVKPSSRNELEITDLNNMYLEEGALDAITLGRGFVWMDAGTPQSLAEATIFIRSVEQFQDLKIACLEEIAYNNGWISREQVEAFAEKNSKNDYGKYLATVLKDPVKKQGLTR
- a CDS encoding helix-turn-helix domain-containing protein produces the protein MREQLMEKIAGEIVLSADPGKTLRKWREEFGISQQDLARHLTISPSVISDYESGRRKSPGIVIIRKIVTGFLNLDQENGSKILKKYDIGQKSDCIIAIHEFHSSMKAEEFLKVIEGDILNKGISLDKDIHGYTIIDSMKAITALGSMDYLKIYGWSSERALIFTGVKFGRSPMIAIRAHPLKPALVVYQKPEHVDELAIRLATLENIPLLRTNVSVPQLVERLEKMDK